ACATTTGGAAAGGTAAAACACtgtaaaattcaataattgaaagactaaaatgaaaacaaacaaaaaaaattatagaatggTTAAGGAACAAATAATgaatttcgaaaaaaaaaaccaactaaacataatattttaatttaggatTTAAGATTTAGGAATAACATGACTACGaaatttttcttacataaagttaaaaaaaaatggatgataTGACTATTGGcattatctttataatattatgtttacaTAATCAtactttatgataaaaaaaatacattaaccGAAAGAATGTAGAAATTAAGactaataaaaattttcatttatttaactgagagtgaaattgaaaaaaatagaaagtcatcaaatataattaaaaaaaaaagtatttccCACCTCGCATTCTTTTAATCTAATGAATTCATAGAATAAGAAACTTTTTAccattaaagaaaaacataactCGGAGAAGGAATCTAAAAAGCTTAACAAAAGTAGAAATAAACTAATTCCGTATGAATGCTGAAGAGAGCAACATTATAATGATGAGTGTTAAATCTTAAAGTAGattataaatttagaaaggTGTTGGAAAGTGTATTTTCCCCTAACATAGTGAAAAAAAGTTGTTTGTTCGAAAAAACAGTGTGGGGGAACATGGGCGAGTCTAAAGAACATGGTCCAAACCTGACAAGGCACCACCTTggccaaacaaaaattaaaatatgaataatgaaTAAACTTGAACCTTCTACGCCCAACACTGCCTGGGCAACACCTGCTATATGTTTAAACTTTGTatctctaaaattaaaatgcttTCACTTCGAACCACTGAGGAACATGTTTCAACAAAAACCGCCTGAAAGAATAAGGATACCCGACAATGTCTTATGCAAATTAGAGAAAGAGTAGATTCTCCGTTTTCAGTTTCTCAACACCACCCAACATCATCATGCGCACTTTGACCATTCACAATAACATATCTAtataatcacatttttttcataCCCTATTAgatcatttttaaaaagaataatgaattGATTAGATTGGTAAAATATTacatgttgaaattaaaaagaagagtaaattttatgatataataaaaaggAGGAAGTGGGGGTAAAGTACAATCTTAGATACGTAGGAGTGGGTGAGTCAAAGATGTatgaataaatatgtaattatatgTAGAGCAGCCAACACAAGAATTTTAGACCACGCAGTTCTGAAAAGCTTTTGGTAGCAGCCAAGTCCAATTAAGGCCGCTACCAGTTGGCTCCCAAGTctaaaatttttctttcaccTAAACCTAATCTCGTCACTTCCCACCTTAAAATCTTCCTCTGAAaaagattaaatcaaataattaatgtgACACTATAACAGTAGTACAAAGCTTTCGTTAATTCTTATATGATTGGTTGGTTTAGTTACTCTACtgcattataattaatatttttcctttttaaattgcTCAATGTGTCAAATTTtcttctatcaattcatgcacaCCACCACCCAGATCATTTTGAATTCCTTTTGCTTTTTCACCCATCTTGGACTGTCTTGTCTACGAAGTCCACGCCACCTTAATAATCACAACATTTAATATATCAATTtcttattcttatatatatatatatatatatatatatatatatatatatatatatataaaattgtcacTTAATCACCATACCCCCATCTCGCTCCTGGTCCTGCACGTAATAATTTAATCgctttcaataataaaataaaaaatcaatatttaaacaaaacctctttttccttctcctcaTTCTCTCCCTTCCCACCCCTTACATGTCAAGTATAAATAGGTGATATGTGATGCCAACTTTCTGCAACCAAAATAATACACAGACACACATATATTTCTTCGATATACCAATGGTTGCTCCTTCTCCAACTTCCATGATGGTAAGAACCAAGAAAACAAAGGCTGTGGGAGTTCCCACGATCGACCTTTCGTTGGAAAGGTCGAAGCTGTCGGAAACAGTGGTGAAAGCATGTGAAGAATATGGTTTCTTCAAGGTGGTGAACCACAGTGTGGCAAAGGAGGTGATTTCAAGGTTGGAAGAGGAGGGAACGGCGTTTTTCTCCAAAACCTCCTCCGAGAAGCGCCAAGCTGGCCCTGCCACCCCTTTCGGATATGGCTGCAGAAATATTGGCCCCAATGGCGATATGGGTCACCTCGAGTATCTTCTCCTTCATACCAATCCTCTTTCCGTATCTGAGAGATCCCAAACCATAGCCACCGACCCTACCAAGTTCAGGTACTCCTTCATATTACTTTCACAACTCTTCTATCTCCTTTCTTCTCTCATCAACTTCACCTTAACGGATTCCATATCTTCCTTacaatttttcatatcatatcaGTTAATACGTgctcaaaataataatacactaaaaaacttttttacaagtaatttttttttttttttttatcttcgaCAATAGTATTACTATAGTAACAGTTTAAGATTTACTACCAGAACATAATAATTACTGTTTATTGGCATGTGTGTGACAGGGATAGGTAGAAAGCCTGGGAGAAGGGGGGGTCTGTGGGGATATAGGGTAGGGAACAACCCCTTATCTGTTTCTGTTTCTTAAGAGCCAAGCAGGGTGGTGGGTGTTTTAGTCCGTAACACTGACGAAATTCatacaactttttattttttttactcctTTATTTCATAGCTGTATTTTCCTATTTCTATAACATTTCTCAATAACTCTTAATATGAATAAGAGAATTTAATCATGAAAAAATAGATTGAATTATTTGACAGATTTGTATAATATTTCTTCATGTCTACATTCTTTGAGAAGGCATCTTTCTTTTATACAGCAAGTTATTATGACGGCTgcaaattttttcaatttttttaatatttagtagTTTAATAAgctcatttttatatataaaaattatcccaccaatgtatttataatttaaatacaactttttttcatGGTTTACTTGACATTTAATAATGTCTTCTTGTCGTTTACATTACTGGTAGACCATTCTTATGAGGAAAAAAAAGGATCATCTAGAAATCTATTcgtattaataatattttttgttttgctttatttatatgtatatatagtttAATGGGGTCTGTCTACCGCTTTCCGTGTATgataaataaagtgaaataacAATTATGGTAgcttattttatgattttttagtaaaatagcAACAATTatgatatcttattttattaattttctatccattaaatatgaatatttgagTTGAAAAGGTATAAGCAACACGTGCACACACAATGACTGTGTCAAAGAAccttcattaattattttcatcgGGTACAAATCCTGCTGATTTGCAGTTCAATTTTCCggtttaaacttttaaaatatgttaaacacATTTCAGAATACCACAATCATTGTGTTTTATATATGTTACTTTTCTGTATTTTCTATAATTCATCATTAAgagtttaataattatattcatatacatgtattatattttcttttatcctttTCAGCATATCCAAAAtgaattttctttctctctctgtttttttttttcttttactgcATCCTCTATCTTGAGATGGGTGTGTATTTATAtgctcatttttcttctttaaaatgCATGGGAATTGGCAGCAGCTAGAACTGTTTTTGTTTATGGAACACACTTTCTAAGAGTGTTGGGCCCAACACATAGAACTAACATTATTGCACGACAATCACGTTATTTAATGGCTTTTGTATaactttttattgaatgaaaaagaccTAAATCTCTTTAATTGTATGCTTTTTGGAATCAGAATGGTACAATGGCGAAGACCATTCGaaacaaataaacatttatacaaaattatggGTTCAAATTTCTTATGTTTTAGTGAGAATTGTGAATAACCCGAAAAGGGTAGATATAGAAGATGTGGTTATAAGCAGGTTTAGCAGTGTATTAACGAGAAAGGAGAGTAGAAAGTTAATGTAACAGGTTCTGTTATTTGTGCTATGAGTAGCAGTGGTCTTTACTCATATTGTGGAGCCAGGTTGGGCAGTTTTGCTAGCATGCCCGTACTAAGGCAGTGACCATATATCTTCATGTCACACCGGAAGAAAATGGACCAAATATTGGGCTAACACTGTCACATAGAAACAAACAAGTGACACAATCCAATCAAGAATAGAGAAAAGtaatattatatgatatgatCCTCCATGTGTGTTTGCCTGGTAGTATCTGGTAACATGAGAAAAGACGCATGTTTAGATATACTTGAGATAGGTTTTTAACCTTAAATAGAGGTGAATAACGCCCTGCATTTTTTGGTTTCAATTGCAGTTGCGCCGTAAATGATTATATAGAAGCAGCTAAAGGACTAACATGTGAGATTCTTGATCTTGTGGCGGAGGGTCTGTGGGTCCAAGACCACTTCTCACTCagcaatctcatcaaagacgtCCACAGTGACTCACTCCTCAGGATCAATCAGTACCCTCCCGTGAGCCTAAAGGGCAACAACAACAGTGACACCTCCAAACTcgaccaaaataataataataataataataataataataacattggATTTGGAGAGCATTCTGACCCTCAGATCTTGACCATCATGCGATCCAACAACGTGGACGGCCTTCAGATTTCCACCCACGATGGCTTGTGGATCCCTGTCCCCCCTGACCCTAATCAGTTCTTCGTTATGGTTGGTGATGCCCTGCAGGTTGGTTGGTTTCTAATCAACTCAATATCACACTCACAATTACCACTAATCATCTTCTCATTTCTTTCCTCATTACTATACCTTACTATTAATATGTCTTAGCCTTAGGCATAATAATTCCCACTCAACTCATTTCACTATgccttttaaaattatttgaatatcattttgcTACCAACAACATACTAACACCTTGTTTCATATGTTTGTATACTTTTTCTTAGGTTTTGACAAATGGAAGGTTTAGAAGCGTGAGACACAGAGTATTGACCAACGCAACCAAGGCCAGAATGTCGATCATGTACTTTGCCGCACCACCGCTCAATTGGTGGATCACTCCACTGCCCAAGATGGTCACACCCCTCAGTCCAACTCTCTATAAGCCCTTCACCTGGGCCCAATACAAACAAGCAGCTTACTCTCTACGATTAGGAGACACTCGCCTTGATCTCTTCAAGATCCAACGACAACAAGATACCCATCTCGCATCTGCTTCTCCCTCACATTTACATCGCATTCCTTCTGCATATTCTTCCACCACCTAATGTTAGTCACAGAGAGCAGCACTTGGAGTTTCCCGAtacctcttttttttctctctctgttttttttttttttttatatatatatataatatagccTTTATAGTTTCATAGAGTTCTAAAAGCTCACCATTAGTGATTTACATTGGTGGAAAAGTATTCCACCTAGTTCCTACTGCTGTAAAATATAGCCAACCTTGAATTCCTATAAAAGGGTATTTTGACATAATGAATCATGATCTATGAATTCAGCACCAccatcatttatttatttattcttctcAAGGCCCCTGGTACAGAGCCACCAGATCTAATAATGCatacagttttaaaaaatagccATTTGTGTATTTATTACCCCCTNAGTTTGACCNTGTACATTTAAACCAATTCAGGTAGAGTNATCTTTAGCACCTGTTAAAGCTTATTAAAAAANTAATGATTAATTAAGGTTTGTTGACTTGATTTGTGTTGAAAAAGTTGGAATCTTTCTTATTGAATAAGCATAACATGCAgcatgtttagtttttttctttatttaaactATACAAATATATGAAGCAACCGGAGACTGATATTCTGGTCTTCGTTGACGCTGACAGAAGAGAAAGCCAGCTACTAGAATTTGAAAGTCAACTTAGATTTTGGCGGAGCTTAGAAAACTGGAAACCAGATCTGTTCTGTCTACTACAGAAAAATATAGCTCTTGACCAATCAAAGCCAATGTTTCTAACTTGTAAGTATAAAAAAGCCAGTGTTTTCTGAAAATGCAGTAATTTCTACAgattctatattttaatattagttcTTTAGACTGGTAGACTTATATGGGCGTAAATAGATAAGTCTAATTTTCAACAGGACCGTGCAAAACACGTAACTACATTTCTATCGCTCTAATGCTTTGTTTCCTCTGTAGGTTTTAATTGAGCAAATTCCTGATAAAACTGTGTAGGACGAAGAATATGAAAGGATCCTAAAAGGATACAGACTGAAAATACAAAGAgaccaaaacaataaaatgaaacttATATAGTCACACGAGAGAACACAGTATATCACTTTGGCAGAGTGTTATATGCATGGCAGAACTTGAATAAATAAGACTTAAAGAGACAGGAAATAACAAAGATGCTTCAAGCTAGATTGAAGATAATAAACGAGGCTAAACAAGAAAAAANNNNNNNNNNNNNNNNNNNNNNNNNNNNNNNNNNNNNNNNNNNNNNNNNNNNNNNNNNNNNNNNNNNNNNNNNNNNNNNNNNNNNNNNNNNNNNNNNNNNNNNNNNNNNNNNNNNNNNNNNNNNNNNNNNNNNNNNNNNNNNNNNNNNNNNNNNNNNNNNNNNNNNNNNNNNNNNNNNNNNNNNNNNNNNNNNNNNNNNNNNNNNNNNNNNNNNNNNNNNNNNNNNNNNNNNNNNNNNNNNNNNNNNNNNNNNNNNNNNNNNNNNNNNNNNNNNNNNNNNNNNNNNNNNNNNNNNNNNNNNNNNNNNNNNNNNNNNNNNNNNNNNNNNNNNNNNNNNNNNNNNNNNNNNNNNNNNNNNNNNNNNNNNNNNNNNNNNNNNNNNNNNNNNNNNNNNNNNNNNNNNNNNNNNNNNNNNNNNNNNNNNNNNNNNNNNNNNNNNNNNNNNNNNNNNNNNNNNNNNNNNNNNNNNNNNNNNNNNNNNNNNNNNNNNNNNNNNNNNNNNNNNNNNNNNNNNNNNNNNNNNNNNNNNNNNNNNNNNNNNNNNNNNNNNNNNNNNNNNNNNNNNNNNNNNNNNNNNNNNNNNNNNNNNNNNNNNNNNNNNNNNNNNNNNNNNNNNNNNNNNNNNNNNNNNNNNNNNNNNNNNNNNNNNNNNNNNNNNNNNNNNNNNNNNNNNNNNNNNNNNNNNNNNNNNNNNNNNNNNNNNNNNNNNNNNNNNNNNNNNNNNNNNNNNNNNNNNNNNNNNNNNNNNNNNNNNNNNNNNNNNNNNNNNNNNNNNNNNNNNNNNNNNNNNNNNNNNNNNNNNNNNNNNNNNNNNNNNNNNNNNNNAGATATTGGCCAAGAAGGAAGCACCACTCTTTTAAACTGGTAATGTCATGTCCCAATCGTAGGACATGTCTATATTTGTATGTCAAACACTTTTAGCTCTATTTTATAATTCCTTTCTCTTAACTGCCTATAATATAAATGTCACTTTCAAAGTACAAATGACTTAAGTAAAATCAATAAgtgaaatttaacttttaatggTTCACAATTtgaattataacattattttaattttaagaaatgaatttagtattttataaatataaataaaagtataaaaataatgatatgtaATTAAAGAGACTAAAAACACAAGCATACCCTGTGAAATTGATGATCGAGCAGCTTAAAGGTCGTCTTCATGTTGGTAGGAAGATTGTATATAagatttaacaattttttctgaCATGTATTATCGTTGAGCCTTTTCTAAGTTGGCTTCACTTCCATGGTGGTGTACGCCCTCAACCTCAAGACATCACTATCTAATGCGAAAGATTTTGAGCAGAAAAAGAGCAGCACATCAAGATTGAGACCTAAGCAAACAAATGGCTTTCCATCTTAAGGGAACAATCAAGATAGATAATCCCTTCTCTCAAGCCCTTTTACCAACTCGTTGACTGCAATATAAGATTTGATTAATTACGCATGTGATTTCTTAAGAAAATCACATTTTACCGACGTTTCAGCTTCTCTGATGGTTTTAGTGTCATTGTCATTTGATAATTTCTTCTTGGTCCAAGAGTTATATTCCACAAAGCCCCGAATCAGAAGCA
This genomic interval from Vigna radiata var. radiata cultivar VC1973A chromosome 8, Vradiata_ver6, whole genome shotgun sequence contains the following:
- the LOC106771440 gene encoding gibberellin 2-beta-dioxygenase 2 → MPTFCNQNNTQTHIYFFDIPMVAPSPTSMMVRTKKTKAVGVPTIDLSLERSKLSETVVKACEEYGFFKVVNHSVAKEVISRLEEEGTAFFSKTSSEKRQAGPATPFGYGCRNIGPNGDMGHLEYLLLHTNPLSVSERSQTIATDPTKFSCAVNDYIEAAKGLTCEILDLVAEGLWVQDHFSLSNLIKDVHSDSLLRINQYPPVSLKGNNNSDTSKLDQNNNNNNNNNNNIGFGEHSDPQILTIMRSNNVDGLQISTHDGLWIPVPPDPNQFFVMVGDALQVLTNGRFRSVRHRVLTNATKARMSIMYFAAPPLNWWITPLPKMVTPLSPTLYKPFTWAQYKQAAYSLRLGDTRLDLFKIQRQQDTHLASASPSHLHRIPSAYSSTT